The DNA region ATAGTCACTGTGTGAATCTCCCTCCTGTAGAGACGAAAACCGTGATCGGCTACTACTCACATAAGCTTTTTCAGAGACATCTTGAGGGGTTCGGGCATGTGGAGAGCCCGGAGCGGCTTCGGGCAATTAACACCATGCTCGACAATAGTCCGGTCAGGCAGAAGTTGACCGTGGTCGAGTCATCGCCGGCCGAACTGGAATGGCTGACGCGGGTGCATGATGCGGCGTATGTCGATAGCATTCTATCGCTGAATATCACCGATCCAGTATTGCTGGATTGGGGGGACACGGTGGCGACAAGTGATTCGCCGCACGCGGCGCTCTATGCAGCGGGAGCCGGAGTACAGGCATGCCGGGCGGTGCTAAAGGGGGAGTATGATTTGGCGTTCTGTGCCGTGCGACCGCCGGGGCACCACGCCGAGAGGGACCGGGCGATGGGGTTCTGCATTTTCAACAACGTTGCGGTTGCAGCGGCTGACCTTCTGGAGTCGGGAGCATTGAGCCGAGTGGCGATTGTCGATTGGGATGTGCATCATGGGAATGGGACGGAGCGGATGTTTGTCGAGGATGACCGGGTGCTGTATATCAGCTTGCACCAGTACCCGCACTATCCGGGGAGCGGGCACGCCTCAATGACCGGCAAAGGGAAGGGGGTTGGGTATACGATGAATCTCCCGATAAGCGCGGGGGCAGGCGATGACGAATACCGTGCAGCATTTGAGACTCGGGTCATTCCGGCGCTCGATGCATTCAAGCCTGAGTTCGTTCTGATATCGGCCGGATTCGATGCACACCGCGATGACCCATTGGCGGAGATCAATCTGAGCAGTGCGATATTCGGCGAGCTTACGCGGATGCTTAAAGCGTGCGCACGAAAGCACTGTGGTGGGATGATCGTGTCGATGCTCGAGGGGGGATATAACCTGAGGGCACTCGCGGAATCAGTTGAGTGTCATTTGCAGGCGCTGGCGGAGTGAGTCAGCGAATCTCGGCCAGCCGTTCTCTCAACTCATCGACAGACACGGCGGGGAGGCGGCAGACCGAATTGACGCAGACAAACGCTTTCACTTGTCCGTTCGCCGCGCGTCCTTCGAACAAAGGGGAATTCGCAGTGCCGCTGGGGCTTATCGCCAACAGCCTGTTGGGGCTGTAGCGGCGATAGATTTCGGCCAGTATGGCGTCGCGCATCGGACCATTGCCGACAACCACAATCTCAACCTTATCATTGAGCATGTAGTCAAGCGCCAGAAGCGCTGAGGCCATCCCGCCCGGGTAGCGACTCATCTGGCCGGAAACTGTTTTGAGGGCGCGTTCGGCGGCATCGAGAAACGCGGCGTCTTCGGTCAATCGGTGCAACTTGAACAGGTTGTGAATCATGATCGAGCCGGCCGATGGGATAGCGTTGTCGATCTCGTCTTTTGGCCGAACTATCAAATCCGGTTGATTGTCCGGCCTAAGATAGAAGCGGTTATCCGCGCCAAGGAATAGAGCGACGGCATGTCGTGCCATGGTGACTGCCAGTTCGAGCCAATGCTGATTGGCGGCACCCGGGTCAGTTTCGTAGAGGTCGAGCAGTCCGCGAACGTAGAAGGCATAATCCTCGAGGAATTCACCGCCTGAATGTACGCTTTGTCGATACGCGTGGGTGAGGGTGTTGTCACGGTACATCGTGTGCTCTACAAAGTGCGCGTTGGCGATCGCCGCAGCCAAGTACTTCTGGTCGAGTGTTATCTGGTACCCCCGCGCACACGCCGAGAGCGCCAGGCCGTTCCAGGAACTTAGAATCTTATCGTCGGTGAGCGGGCGGACTCGTTCCCCTCTCGCCTGAAGCAGCCGTGCTTTGCACTTTTCGAGATAGGTATTGAACCGTTCGGGCGCTTGCTCGTTTGAAATGCGCTCGGAGGCGGCATCGACATGGAGGATATTCCTGCCTTCGAAATTACCGGTCGCGGTGACATTGAAGTACGCCAGGAACGGATCGGCCTCCCCGCTGAGTAACCCTCTGATCTCGGATTCGGTCCACAGATAGAAACGCCCCTCTTCACCTTCGCTGTCGGCATCGAGCGCCGAATAGAACCCACCGCTTGAATCGGTCATTTCACGAAGCAGAAAATCGAGTGTCTCTCTGACTACCCCACGGTACTCATCTTTGCCGGTAATTTGGTACGCCTCAGTGTAGGTCGATACGAGTAGGGCATTGTCGTACAGCATTTTTTCGAAATGCGGGACCAGCCAGCGCTCATCGGTGGAGTACCGGGCAAATCCGCCGCCGATCTGATCGTAGACGCCGCCGTGAGCCATCGAAGTCAACGCTTTCTCGACAGCCAGCAGGTAAGCGAGGTCGCCGGTGCGACGGTAGTGCCGGAGGAATAGGGACAGTTCGACGGCGTGCGGGAACTTCGGGACCTGACCAAAACCGCCGTGAACGTGATCAAAACTCTTCATCAGGCTTTCGGCGCCGGCAGCGACCATGCTTTGGGACAGAAGGGCGGAATCGGTTTCGCGGGCAAGGTGCTTATTGATCTCTTCGAAGATGCCCTGTGCCGACTCGACGATATGGCTCGGACTTTCGTCATACGCTCGGGCTATCTCGGTAATCACTTTCATGAATCCCGGTCGCCCGTACCGGTCATCGGGCGGGAAGTAGGTACCGGCGAAGAACGGCTTGAGGTCAGGAGTCAGGAAGATCGACATCGGCCAGCCGCCTGAGCCGGTCATAGCCTGCGTGAAGGTCATGTATATTTGGTCCAGATCCGGGCGCTGCTCGCGGTCGATTTTGATGCTGATGAAGTGCTCGTTCAGTATTCGGGCGATCTGTTCGTTTTCGAACGACTCCCGTTCCATGACATGGCACCAGTGGCAGGCAGCATAGCCAATTGACAGGAATATCGGACGGTTGAGTTTTTTCGCTTTGGCCAGCGCTTCGTCATTCCACGGATACCAATCCACAGGGTTGTGGGCGTGTGACAGGAGATAAGGGGAGCTTTCTCCGGCCAGATGGTTGGTGTGTCGTGAAGTTGCCGCCGCTGTATCCGCCATGTTGTTTCCGCCTTCCATGTTCGCCTGCAGGTTCACGGGCCGAGCGATGACCAGCAAGGCAACTATCTGCCCGACCAGTCAGATACGTATGCCTGCAGCCCGTGTTTCGCTGCGGCGCTCGCACCGATATGAACTCATACGGACTACAACAGTCTATGTTAATGATTGGTTCTACTTTGAAGATATCAAGTTGACGTCAGTCGGACAGGTCGAGCAAGGCAGAGGCGAAGGCGGACAGCGTTAGATTGAAAAACGGTAGCGTGCGGATTTCGCCGGAGTGATGACTTCGATTCGTGATGCGGTCAAGCCCGGCCGTGGCGTCGATATAGAAATGGCCCAGCGCAAACCCTTTGAATCCAACTGAAGCAGTCAGTGTCTTCTGGACGACACCGGTCGGGAACGGTTCATCGTAATCGCCGATAACGTCCAGCCACGGCGCGCTCCAGATGGCATCGACTCGTCCCTCTCCCTGGCGCCAATAAGAGAGATTAATGGACGCGCGTTTCGATTCTCCAAACCATCGATACAAACTCACGGAACCCAGGTCATAATCATTACCGAGCGCATTGCCGACAGGCTTGTTCTCGAAAAGAACTCGGTTTCTGGGAAGTACCTGATTAAACGTCCAGTTGGTCACCCGGCTGTATTCGGCATTAACATCCCACGATGGCGCCAGGTCGGTTAGATACGCCCCCAGCAGAACGCCATACTCGTTCGGCTCTTGATCCGCCTGAACTTTTTTTTCAATCTGGAGATCATCGATTACGACCTGGCCGTACAGTTTGAATCCAACTCTTGGTTTGACCGTTATGTCGAATCCGACCAGGGTGTTATCCTCGGTCCCTTCGTTTAGTTGTGCTCCATGATAGAAGATGAGTGGATTTAAGTAAAAGAGGTCGATCTGTCGGCCCGCGCCGCCAAAAACAACGGTTTCAAACAGCCCGACATTCAGTCGGTTCGCCAGAAGATGCAGATCAACACGGTGCCCCGCAAAGTATCGGTATTCGTACTGCGGAACTGAATCGTATTTGGGTGTGAGACCATCGAGTCGCGCCAGTCGATATGATATGGTCAACCTTCCCAGCCGCACCTGATACGCCAGCCCGTCCATAATGGCATTCGAAGCCAGAGCCAGTGACCGGCGCGGTCCCCAAAACGAGGCGAATCGTCCAAGCGTAATATCGAATCGCTGCGACGAGTACTGTGCAAACCCCTGCTCGACATCGCCGGCCAAGCCGCGCCATTTCTTGCCGTGGTACGACGGGTCCTTGGCGCGCGCTTCATCGAGGACGAAATTTGCGTACACGAAGAGATGGCCGAGCGGTCGTGCGGCGACGCCGCCCCTGAGTGATTCCCGCCCAAGCGCGCGGCTTCCCTGGCGTGAGTGAAACTGCTCACCGGCGAAACCGAAGAGGCAGATCGTCGAACTATCAATCTCGGACAGTTGCTGGAATGGATGGGCAGGGTACCGAATCCAGTCAAAGCAATATGGCCCGAGCTGGTAATCGAATCGGTCGACCGAGAGTGCATCGAGGCGCTCAAGTCGGTCATAGACAAACTCATACTCAGCCTGACCGACAGGAAGAAGGCCTCCGGCGCGAGATAAGGACCAGGGGAGTGCGAGGAATGTCAGGAGAATGAGCGATGTTTTCGTGCGCATAGAGCCATCCGTGGCGCGCCCGGCGTGGTGACCTGCGTCATGGAACGCCTTCACTGCAACGAGACGCACCATTCACTGGCCGGTCCCTTTCAGCACGGCCGGGACGGTCTTGACCAAGATCTTGGCATCAAGTCCCAGCGACCAATTATCGATGTATTCCAGGTCGAGTCGCATCCAATGATCGAAATCGATCGCGTTCCGCCCGTTCACCTGCCAAAAGCAGGTGAGTCCCGGTTTCACCGACAGTTTGCGCCGTTGCCAGGGTTCGAACGCGCTGACCTCGGAAGGAAGCGGAGGTCGCGGCCCCACCAGCGACATGTCCCCTTTCAGCACGTTCATCAATTGCGGAAATTCGTCTATGGAATACTTGCGAAGCAGACGTCCCGTCCGCGTGATGCGCGGGTCATCCTTGATCTTAAAGACCGGGCCGGACATTTCATTGCGGTGCAAGAGTTCCCGTTTGCGGGATTCGGCATTGCATGCCATCGTGCGGAACTTGTACAGCGTGAACCTTCGGCCATTATGCCCCATACGTTCCTGTTTGAAGAAGACCGGCCCGCGGCTGTCGATCTTGATGGCAAGGGCAGTCAGCAAAAACATCGGAAATCCGACCACCATAATACCAAACGCGACCATTCGGTCAACGCCGGACTTGATTGTCTGTGTGAATCGCCTGGTTGGCGCCGGATGGTAGACCATGGCAGCCGAGCCGTTGAATCGAGCCAACTGGGGTTGGGAGAGCTTGGATGGATAGAGGTCCGGCAGCAACCAGACCGTAATGCCCATCCGCTCGGCGGCGGCAAAAAGTTGCCCCGAGGCGCCAATCTCATCGACTCCAAGCGCGACTACCAGAGCGTCTATTTGTTGCGTAAGTGCAATTCTTTCTATGTCGCGGGGGTGTCCGATAAGTGGAATGTCCCGGTAACTCCAGAGGCCGGTTCGCTGAAAATCAAGGAAGCCGACAACACAAGCCTTCATTTCCGGGTGAGCCAGCAGATTGTCCGCGACTCGCCGCGCTTTGGCGTTGGTGCCCAGGATTACGACGCCGTGGGATGCCGGGGTGTGACGCGGGCTGTTTTGTCGATTGATCGCAAACCGCGCCAACAGGCTTGCCGATCCGGCCAGCAGCAACTGTCCTGCGAAGTTGGCCGTCACTAGCAAGGAGGCCGCGCCGACTGTTATGGGCCAGCGGAGTATAAAACAGGCTGCAAACAAGCCGAGTCCGAAGAGCAATTCTTCGATTATGAGATCCTTGTAGTTCCGCCGGTGCCGTCCGGCGATGACGTGTCTTTCTCGCCTCAGCCAGGTTGTTGCGATCCTGATTGCCACAGCCGCGACCGGTACTTCAAACATCCATACTTGCGACCCTCGGCTGAAGAAAAGAACGCTCGAAAATGCGCCAAGCGTGACAAATGCTTCACACACCCGACCGACCAGAAATGAGATGAGACTAATTCGCGCGTGCTGCATGGTTCTCCCTGCTTTCCCCGGGTTCGTGTTGGCCACCTGAGTCGTGTGTCTGGTGGCAGCGCGCCGCGGTCTGGGCCGCTCGGCGCGCTTGCGGGGCGATAGCTCCCGCGACGATCTCCCGGTGCCGTTCCCCGTATGTTGTCTATCGGAAGAAATCTCGCGACCTACACCTGTCCGTTGCGGCGATATCTGGTCTGCAGTCCGTCGCCTGTGAGGATTGGCCGGCCGACGGTACGTGGTGTGCCGCGGTCTGGAACCGTTTTGGACCAGTGTCGGAGAATCGGCGGGCTGCACGTTACTTGACCACATCGGCGGATTGGCGCGTGGCGATCGAAACCTGGTTCCGTTCGAATACCGGCTCCACGGCTGATACGACAACCGGCGCGGTCTCACCAGATCGACGGAGAGTGACCGCTCGTCGGTCAGCTCCCCGCAATCGATAGAATTCTTCCGGCATGCGGCGAAAGGCGCCGAGTAACTGGTTGTTGGACAGTTCGGACTGAAGGTGATACCGGAGGCAGTGCTCCAGCTGCGGATACCCATCGAGATTGTGAATCGGCACTTTGGCTTTGGCTAGGAAGTTGCCGGTGCTCTTTACGTCGCCTACACGAAGGAGCAGAAAATCGGTCGGACTGAGTCGGTTCTGAATTCCCAGTCGGGTCAATTCGCCGGCCAGTCGAAGCGCTTCGTTGTGCAGACCGGTCAACCGATGCGACAATGCGGACTCGTTCTCCATGGCCGCGGTCAGCATCCGGTACACGGTTTGGCTGAGGGTGGGGTTTGCCGTGACATCCCGCAACCGCCGGACCAGCGCTGCCGGCGCGATCACATAACCGGCGTTCGACGAACTGATGCCGAACGAAGCGGTGAATGACCGCAGAATGACAACGTTACTGTGCGTGTGCAGAAGAGGCACGGCGCTGATGCCGTAATAGTCGAAGTAGTATTCATCGACGATCAGCGTTCCCTCGTAGACCATATCAGCCAGCATTTCGAGGTCTTTGAGTGAGAATCCGGCTCCGGTCACGCGGTTGGGATTCGCAACGTACACGAGTGCGCTTGGGGAATCGAGACGCGAGCGTATGTCGTCGACGTTCCCCGTGAATGGGGAGATTCCCAGTATTTCTTCGACCCTCAGCGAGGCCCGGTCAGCCGCAATGGCGACATCGGGTGAGAGATGTCCTCCCGAGATCAGGCGATCGCTTGAGAATCGGCACTGCCTGAGAAGGTCCGGCAGGAATTCATCATAATCCACGAACGGCAATACCATGCCCGGGACTACCATGGCCTTCTGTGCGATCTGAGCTATCAGCCGACTGAGTTGGTCTTCGCTCACCAATCCGATGGTACTCATCACAACCTTCCTTCCGTGTGCCGTGGGGCACTAAGTATTCCCGAATGCGACCGCGAGTTACCGCTGTGCCATCCTGGCAAGTCGCATTCGGGGTTTAATCACACAGGAAGTCGTATTCAAGGCGTGTGCCGGCCTGTGCGACAT from Candidatus Zixiibacteriota bacterium includes:
- a CDS encoding histone deacetylase, translated to MNLPPVETKTVIGYYSHKLFQRHLEGFGHVESPERLRAINTMLDNSPVRQKLTVVESSPAELEWLTRVHDAAYVDSILSLNITDPVLLDWGDTVATSDSPHAALYAAGAGVQACRAVLKGEYDLAFCAVRPPGHHAERDRAMGFCIFNNVAVAAADLLESGALSRVAIVDWDVHHGNGTERMFVEDDRVLYISLHQYPHYPGSGHASMTGKGKGVGYTMNLPISAGAGDDEYRAAFETRVIPALDAFKPEFVLISAGFDAHRDDPLAEINLSSAIFGELTRMLKACARKHCGGMIVSMLEGGYNLRALAESVECHLQALAE
- a CDS encoding thioredoxin domain-containing protein, with protein sequence MADTAAATSRHTNHLAGESSPYLLSHAHNPVDWYPWNDEALAKAKKLNRPIFLSIGYAACHWCHVMERESFENEQIARILNEHFISIKIDREQRPDLDQIYMTFTQAMTGSGGWPMSIFLTPDLKPFFAGTYFPPDDRYGRPGFMKVITEIARAYDESPSHIVESAQGIFEEINKHLARETDSALLSQSMVAAGAESLMKSFDHVHGGFGQVPKFPHAVELSLFLRHYRRTGDLAYLLAVEKALTSMAHGGVYDQIGGGFARYSTDERWLVPHFEKMLYDNALLVSTYTEAYQITGKDEYRGVVRETLDFLLREMTDSSGGFYSALDADSEGEEGRFYLWTESEIRGLLSGEADPFLAYFNVTATGNFEGRNILHVDAASERISNEQAPERFNTYLEKCKARLLQARGERVRPLTDDKILSSWNGLALSACARGYQITLDQKYLAAAIANAHFVEHTMYRDNTLTHAYRQSVHSGGEFLEDYAFYVRGLLDLYETDPGAANQHWLELAVTMARHAVALFLGADNRFYLRPDNQPDLIVRPKDEIDNAIPSAGSIMIHNLFKLHRLTEDAAFLDAAERALKTVSGQMSRYPGGMASALLALDYMLNDKVEIVVVGNGPMRDAILAEIYRRYSPNRLLAISPSGTANSPLFEGRAANGQVKAFVCVNSVCRLPAVSVDELRERLAEIR
- a CDS encoding capsule assembly Wzi family protein produces the protein MRTKTSLILLTFLALPWSLSRAGGLLPVGQAEYEFVYDRLERLDALSVDRFDYQLGPYCFDWIRYPAHPFQQLSEIDSSTICLFGFAGEQFHSRQGSRALGRESLRGGVAARPLGHLFVYANFVLDEARAKDPSYHGKKWRGLAGDVEQGFAQYSSQRFDITLGRFASFWGPRRSLALASNAIMDGLAYQVRLGRLTISYRLARLDGLTPKYDSVPQYEYRYFAGHRVDLHLLANRLNVGLFETVVFGGAGRQIDLFYLNPLIFYHGAQLNEGTEDNTLVGFDITVKPRVGFKLYGQVVIDDLQIEKKVQADQEPNEYGVLLGAYLTDLAPSWDVNAEYSRVTNWTFNQVLPRNRVLFENKPVGNALGNDYDLGSVSLYRWFGESKRASINLSYWRQGEGRVDAIWSAPWLDVIGDYDEPFPTGVVQKTLTASVGFKGFALGHFYIDATAGLDRITNRSHHSGEIRTLPFFNLTLSAFASALLDLSD
- a CDS encoding sugar transferase, which codes for MQHARISLISFLVGRVCEAFVTLGAFSSVLFFSRGSQVWMFEVPVAAVAIRIATTWLRRERHVIAGRHRRNYKDLIIEELLFGLGLFAACFILRWPITVGAASLLVTANFAGQLLLAGSASLLARFAINRQNSPRHTPASHGVVILGTNAKARRVADNLLAHPEMKACVVGFLDFQRTGLWSYRDIPLIGHPRDIERIALTQQIDALVVALGVDEIGASGQLFAAAERMGITVWLLPDLYPSKLSQPQLARFNGSAAMVYHPAPTRRFTQTIKSGVDRMVAFGIMVVGFPMFLLTALAIKIDSRGPVFFKQERMGHNGRRFTLYKFRTMACNAESRKRELLHRNEMSGPVFKIKDDPRITRTGRLLRKYSIDEFPQLMNVLKGDMSLVGPRPPLPSEVSAFEPWQRRKLSVKPGLTCFWQVNGRNAIDFDHWMRLDLEYIDNWSLGLDAKILVKTVPAVLKGTGQ
- a CDS encoding aminotransferase class I/II-fold pyridoxal phosphate-dependent enzyme, whose translation is MSTIGLVSEDQLSRLIAQIAQKAMVVPGMVLPFVDYDEFLPDLLRQCRFSSDRLISGGHLSPDVAIAADRASLRVEEILGISPFTGNVDDIRSRLDSPSALVYVANPNRVTGAGFSLKDLEMLADMVYEGTLIVDEYYFDYYGISAVPLLHTHSNVVILRSFTASFGISSSNAGYVIAPAALVRRLRDVTANPTLSQTVYRMLTAAMENESALSHRLTGLHNEALRLAGELTRLGIQNRLSPTDFLLLRVGDVKSTGNFLAKAKVPIHNLDGYPQLEHCLRYHLQSELSNNQLLGAFRRMPEEFYRLRGADRRAVTLRRSGETAPVVVSAVEPVFERNQVSIATRQSADVVK